Proteins co-encoded in one Brassica oleracea var. oleracea cultivar TO1000 chromosome C4, BOL, whole genome shotgun sequence genomic window:
- the LOC106340572 gene encoding transcription factor UPBEAT1-like, producing the protein MHHTKKFYRVIIPCLDNFLSSHYINQKNILTSFTIMGVTLEGQRKESVWVSMRRQRARRALVKKIIIRPKMNLEASRRPCRAIHKRVKTLKELVPNTKSAEGLDGLFRQTADYILALEMKVRVMQTMVQVLTETDCM; encoded by the coding sequence ATGCATCATACGAAAAAATTTTATAGAGTTATTATCCCTTGTCTAGACAACTTTCTTTCATCACATTACATCAACCAAAAGAACATTCTTACATCATTTACAATAATGGGAGTAACCTTAGAAGGTCAAAGAAAGGAATCAGTTTGGGTGTCGATGAGAAGACAAAGAGCACGAAGGGCCCTTGTGAAGAAGATCATAATCCGACCGAAAATGAATCTAGAGGCTTCTAGAAGACCATGTCGTGCGATTCATAAACGAGTCAAGACGCTGAAAGAGCTTGTTCCGAACACCAAATCAGCAGAAGGTTTGGATGGACTCTTTAGACAAACGGCAGATTATATTTTGGCTTTGGAAATGAAAGTGAGAGTTATGCAGACAATGGTTCAGGTTTTGACCGAAACTGATTGTATGTAA